Sequence from the Natronomonas marina genome:
GTCAACGACGAGGTGATGAACCTGCTCCGAGGGTAGCTGGAAGTGTATCGAGCGAGGTCGGGAGTACGCACCCGAGGCGGACGTCCTCGACATCGGCCACGTCGCCTTCGAACTCTACGGGGACAGCGCCGGTGACCACTCCCGGCAGCCCCAGCACCGCAACGGGAACATCCCGCGGGACTGTGCCGAGGGGTACGACGACGGGCGCGGCACCCGAGACGGCATCGAGTCCGTCGAGCGGAACCTGCCAACCACCGAGCCCGGAGAGGCGTAGGCGTCCCCGCATCCGGCCGGTTTACCGCGATCCGTACACGCCCACCGCTCACAGCTCGCCGTTCATCGCGGCGAACAGCCGCGCTTCCAGCTCTCGCGGGGCGTCCTCGGCGGCGGCCGTCTCGGGCAGCGCCACCTTCCCGCCGTCTGGCAGCGGTATCTGGCCGCCACCCATGCGGGCGTGGCCGCCGGCGTCGGCCTCCGGGAAGCTCTCGAAGGCGGCGTCCAGCGCCTTCCCCATGTGGACCCGGTCGTCGCGCGACCGGCCGGAGGCGTGGAGCGTGCCGTTCCGCTCGCCGGTGACGACGGCGGCGGTGACGCCCTCGAGTCTGACGAGTTCCTCGACGGCGGTGGGGAGCGCGTCGGTGTTGTCGACGCGGCCGACGTGGCTGACGAGGAAGGAGCCGTCCACCCGGCGTCGCTGGATCGCCGTCGCCTTCACGTCGAGCGTCTCGCCGTCGACCTGCGGGTTGGCGATCCGATCGAGCGCGTCCGCGTCGGCGGCCGGAAAGAGGAAGGCGGCGGCGTCGAACTCCGCCGGGGTACAGCCGCGAGTGAACGACGTCGTGTCCGCCTGGATGCCGTACAGCAGGCCGGTCGCCAGTTTCGAGGGCAGCCCCGTCTCGCCGCCGGCGCGTTCGTACCCCTGCTCGCGGAGGTACTCGGTGAGGATGCTCGCACACGAACCGCGGTCCGAACGGACGTCGGTGAACGCCTGCCCCTCGCCGTTGCCGGGGTGGTGATCGACGACGGCGTAGGGGTCGAGTCCCTCCGCGCCGGCGAAGCCGCGTGGCTCGTTGTGGTCGACGAGGACGACGTCGTCGGCCGCGAGGTCGATGTCGGTCTCGATGTGGTCGAACTCACACTCCAGTACCGTCTCGAAGGCGCGGTTCTCCGGGTGGCGGATCTGACCGGCGTACTGTATCGTGGCGCCGGTGTCGACCGACCGGGCGAGGGCGGCGACCGCCAGCGCCGAGGCCATCGCGTCCGGGTCCGGGTTCGGGTGCATGAGGACGGACACCGAATCGGAGTCGGCGAGGGCGGCGACGAACCGGTCGCCCTTCGTCCGGGAGAGGCGCCGCCACAGGTAGAGACCAGCGACCAGGGTCAGGAGCGCGGCGACGACCACGGCAGCAGCGAGTTCCGGCCGCTGGAGGGCCGCCTCGAGCAACCGACTGCCGACGGCTGTCGCTTCGTCGGCGACCCGGTTCTGCATACCTCAGGGTTGACCGCCCCTGGAATAAGTTTCTTCGGGCGACGGCTACCGGCGGGCGTCGATGGCCGCCCGGTAGCCCTCCCGGTAGGTCGGATACGAGAACTCGTAGCCGAGTTCGCGGAGTCGGGCGTTCGAGCAGCGCTTGCTCGTCAGGATGCGACGGCGGGCCGGCTCCGAGAGGTCGTCCTCCAGCCGCTCGGCCTTCGTCCGCTTCGGCGGCCGCTCGACGCCGCACTCGTCGGCCAGCCAGTCGGCGAAGGCCCACTTCTCGACCGGTTCGTCGTCGACCGCGAGTAGCAGGTCCTCGTCGGTCGACTCCAGCATGAACCGGACGACGCCGGCCGCGTCGTCGCGGTGGATCATGTTCAGGTAGCCCTCGGTGACCGGGCCATCGAGGTACCGATCCAGTCGGTAGCGATCCGGGCCGTACAGGCCGGCGAACCTGGCGACGGCGCCGTCGATGCCGAACTCGGGCGCGACCTCGCGGGCGATCCGTTCGGCCTCGGCGAGCACGCGCGTCTTCTCGGTCGTCGGGTCCAGCGGCGTCGTCTCGTCGACCCAGTCGCCGCCGTGGTCGCCGTAGACGCCCGTACTGGAGGTGTACACCAGCCGTTCGGGCGGCGACTCGCGCGCGCCGAAGGTCTCGATCACGGTCCGCAGCCCCTCGACGTAGACCCGCTCTGCGGCCTCGGGGCCGCGGCCGCCCGAGGAGGCCGCGAAGACCAGGGCGTCGACGTCGGGCACCGCAGCCAGGTCGTCGGCGTTCGTCACGTCGGCACGAACCGCCTCGGCGCCGGTCGACTCGACGGCCGCCATCCCCTCGTCCGACCGGCGGACGCCGACGACGTCGTGGTCGCCCCGGAGCTGTCGGGCGAGTTCCAGGCCGACGTAGCCGCAGCCGAGTATTCCGACGCGCATGGCTACGTCTTGCTCTCGATGTACTGCTGGAGGAGCGCGAACTCCTCGAGGGTGATGGGGAACCGACCCTCCACCTTCGACTGGATCTCGCGGGCCTCCAGTCGCCCGCCGAGGCCGGACTCGACGGCCTCGACGTCCAGCACCGCGGTCGTCATCCCCATCAGCAACGCGTCCCGGGAGGTCGTCGCAATAGTTTCTGCGTCCGGCGTCTCCTCCAGCACCGCGAGCACCGCCGCGGCCTCCTCGAGGGTCAACTCGGGGGAGTCGTCCGCCTCGAGGGCCCGCAGTGTCGACTCGTCGACGCCCGAGCGTGCGGCCACCTCGGCGACGCCGTGGCTCTCGAGGACGGCGAGCAGTTCGGCCTCGTACAGTTCCCGGAGCTCCGCCGGCGTGAGCGAACCGGGATCGTCGACGATGTCGTGAAACATTCGAGTACGGGGAAGTTCGCACGCTCGGCTCGTAAGACTCCCGGTTTTCGACGCCGCAGACCTGCCACTTCCGGGATTTTCAGTCGACCGTCACTTCGTAGTACTCGGTGAACTTCACGACGTCACAGCGACGGAACGTATCGGCGACGGACTCGTCGACGTCGACCGGTTCGTCCGGTTCGAACTGCGAGAGGTGGGATTTGGCGGGCCAGTCGAGTTCGTCGACGTGTCGGACCCGCGAATCCGCCGAAACCGCGTCGACCGGCCGCATCGTTACGCTCGTATCCATGCTACCACGTACCACAACCCTCTGGAAGCTCTTCAAATTTTCCCCGGTCGTTGCGATGACTGTTCATAATACCGTCTATATCTTCAATAGAATTGAATGATTATCAACCCTTTCGGACGGCGTTCGCTTTCCTTCCCCGTCTCGGCGGCGGGACGGGGGACGCAGCGGCGCGACGACGGTCACCCTCGGGACCCCCATCTCGCGTCGGGGTTCCAGACCGTCTCGGCCGCGAACTCGCGGACTGCGGCGGTGTACTCGTCGGGGCGCTCGACGCTGCAGGTGTGTCCCGCCGCGGGAATCTCCCGGGCCTCCGCTGCGGACAGCGACCTCGCAAGCGTCCTCGCGGCGTCGGGGTTGAGACGGTCCTCGGTCCCGTTCAACAGCAGCATCGGACCGTCGAAGGCGCGCAGTTTCGCCGCCAGGTCGAGACCGGCGAGCGCCAT
This genomic interval carries:
- a CDS encoding DUF5791 family protein, whose amino-acid sequence is MFHDIVDDPGSLTPAELRELYEAELLAVLESHGVAEVAARSGVDESTLRALEADDSPELTLEEAAAVLAVLEETPDAETIATTSRDALLMGMTTAVLDVEAVESGLGGRLEAREIQSKVEGRFPITLEEFALLQQYIESKT
- a CDS encoding SDR family oxidoreductase, which produces MRVGILGCGYVGLELARQLRGDHDVVGVRRSDEGMAAVESTGAEAVRADVTNADDLAAVPDVDALVFAASSGGRGPEAAERVYVEGLRTVIETFGARESPPERLVYTSSTGVYGDHGGDWVDETTPLDPTTEKTRVLAEAERIAREVAPEFGIDGAVARFAGLYGPDRYRLDRYLDGPVTEGYLNMIHRDDAAGVVRFMLESTDEDLLLAVDDEPVEKWAFADWLADECGVERPPKRTKAERLEDDLSEPARRRILTSKRCSNARLRELGYEFSYPTYREGYRAAIDARR
- a CDS encoding DHH family phosphoesterase encodes the protein MQNRVADEATAVGSRLLEAALQRPELAAAVVVAALLTLVAGLYLWRRLSRTKGDRFVAALADSDSVSVLMHPNPDPDAMASALAVAALARSVDTGATIQYAGQIRHPENRAFETVLECEFDHIETDIDLAADDVVLVDHNEPRGFAGAEGLDPYAVVDHHPGNGEGQAFTDVRSDRGSCASILTEYLREQGYERAGGETGLPSKLATGLLYGIQADTTSFTRGCTPAEFDAAAFLFPAADADALDRIANPQVDGETLDVKATAIQRRRVDGSFLVSHVGRVDNTDALPTAVEELVRLEGVTAAVVTGERNGTLHASGRSRDDRVHMGKALDAAFESFPEADAGGHARMGGGQIPLPDGGKVALPETAAAEDAPRELEARLFAAMNGEL